AATAGAGATCCAATCCCTCGATCTGCGCTCTGCTCTCTTGCCCCATTTCTCTCTCCCCCTATTTTTCTAGCCATCTTAATATGCTTTCGGACGAGTGCTCCCAGATTTCAGAGAAAAAGCACGCTATAAGAAATTTCAGGCAAAAAAAGGAAAGACGATGACAGACACACGTCCTGCAAAACTCACCGGCACCGCTCGACAAAAAGCGCTGGCTGGCCTCAAGGGCTGGAAAAAAGTCCGTGGCAAGGAAGCCATTGAGAAAAGCTATGTCTTCACAGACTTTGCCGACGCCTTTGGCTGGATGTCCCGGGTGGCCATTGTCGCAGAGAAAATGGACCACCATCCCGAATGGTTCAACGTCTACAAAACTGTGAACGTGACCCTCAACACCCACGATGCGGGCGGCATTACCGAGCTCGATATCAAATTGGCCAAAACCATGGACAAATTTGCGGGCAAGGCGGGCAGATAGACATAAACCCTTTCGCAAGCCTCTTCGTTTACCTTATGAGCCAGAGTATCGAAGGGGCTAAAGTTTATGGACGCATCAAGCATTGCAACAGCGGCTGTCGCACAACAGGCAGCACAAACGCAGACAACGCTTCAAAATGCCGCTCTGAAGCAGGCAGCCAAGGCCGACCAGGAACTGATTGCCGTGATCCAGGAAGTTGTTGCGAGCGCACCCCCACCCGGTACGGGTAATGCCGTAGACATTAGCGCCTAAGCCGCAATTTCATTCAAACTGTCCCTGCCTGAAGAGCTGTTTCGCAAGAGATGGCCCCTTAACCTGTTGGGAACATCCACAACAGTTTGAGAGCCTTGCCTATGAGTTCTATCGCTGGTGCAACCCTGAACAAAGCCCAGACACAGCTTTCGGTTTCCTCAGTCGTCTTGAAAAAGACGTTCGAAGCGGATCAGAAATTTGCCGACACCATTGACGAAGCAGCGAACCGGCCTCCCCCGCCCCCCGGCACCGGGAAAATTGTCGACAAAAGCGTCTGACGGTAAGCTCGCGCAACAAAAAAGCCCCGGTGTTTCCACCGGGGCTTTTCCTTTTTAGCAATCGAAGCCGATCAGCGTGGGGCCATACGGATAGCGCCATCAAGACGGACGTCTTCACCGTTCATGTAGCTGTTCGTGACCATAAGCTTCGCAAGCGCCGCGTACTCATCAGGATCACCAAGACGTGGTGGGTATGGTACCTGCATGCCCAGAGCCTGCTTCACCTGCTCAGGAGCAGCTGCAAGCAGAGGCGTGTTGAAGATACCTGGCAGGATCGTGTTGACCCGAATGCCTTCACGGGAAAGGTCACGAGCGATTGGCAATGTCATGCCAACAACACCACCCTTAGACGCTGAATAAGCAGCCTGGCCAATCTGACCATCTTCTGCCGCAACAGAGGCAGTGTTTACAATCGCGCCACGCTCGCCGCCGTCCAGCGGGTCAAGTGACATCATGCCAGCAGCAGACTTAGCAATGCAGCGGAACGTACCCACCAGATTGATCTGGATGATGAGGTTGAACGCATCAAGCGGGAAGTGCTTGATCTCACCGGTTTCTTTGTTCCGGCTAGCTGTTTTGATCGCATTACCCGTACCTGCACAATTGATCAGGATCCGCTCCTGGCCAACAGCAGCGCGGGCTTTTTCAAAGCCTGCATCGACAGTCGCTTCGTCGGTAACGTTCACATTGCAGAAAACGCCGCCAAGCTCTTTAGCAACCGCTTCGCCTTTTTCTTCGTTCATGTCGAAGATCGCGATTTTCACGCCGTCAGCCGCAAGAGCGCGGGCTGTGGCTTCACCAAGACCAGACGCACCACCGGTGACGACTGCACTAATTCCAGAATCGAGCTTCATGGGCTATCTCCCTGTTTCGCGCCACTTTGCCCCATTCGGGTGCTCTCCCGCCTCAATAGCGGTCATTTGGCGCCGATCATCAAATTCTGCGGCGGATGTAACAGGTTTTTAGCCCCAAAAGCGAGCCCTGAAGCGGAATTTGCCGTGCAAAAAAGCCCTGACGCAGGGTCGGCCTTGCCTTGCATCTGCCAAAATTTCTGCCCATCTTGGGTTCATGACTGAACAACGCGCCCAAAGCACAACGGCTCCCGATTTCGGCTCGAAGGATATTCAGCTTCCCGCCGTCATGGCCCGTAATGAAAAACGGGTCCGCTTCAGCTTCTGGAAGAAGATGCTGAAAGTGGGCGGCCGCATCCCTTTTGCTGAAGAAGCAGCCAGCGCCTATTTCTGTGCAATCGATAGGCGCACCCCAACGCGGGTCCGCGCAACGCTCCTGGCAGCCCTTGCCTATTTCGTTCTGCCTACAGATGTGGTGCCCGATTTTATCGCCGCGGTGGGCTTTACCGATGACGCAACCGTCCTCTTAACAGCGCTCGGCATCGTTCAAACACACATCAAGCCGCAGCACGCAGAGCAAGCGCGACGCGCCCTCGGTATTTCAGAGCCCAACACCAAAGACGGTTAAGCGTCCGGTCCCATCCGCGCCTCTGGCTTTGGGGTATCTGCAGCCGCTCGCTCAACCCTACCCGCTTGCGCTTCACGTCGCACAATGTAGAGCGACGCACCGACAATGGTGAGCGCACCAATGACGGTATAAATGTCGGGAACATCGGCAAAGATGAAGAAGCCCGCCATAGCCGCAAAGATAAGCGACGTGTACTCGAACGGCGCCACAGCTGTTGTCTCTCCAACCGCATAGCCACGAATAAAGCAATTATGGGCTGATGCCCCGATGACACCAACCAGGACAAGAAGAAAATACTCAAACGCCGTTGGCGGCACCCAATTGAGAATGGCGGGCACAACAGCCACAAGCGTTCCAACAAAGCCCGTGTAAAACATGAGCGTTACCGGGCTGTCATAGCGCGAGACGATCTTCACCAGCACAGTTGCAAACGCCACCAGCGCCGCTCCCGCAAGTGCAACCAGCGCCGCAGGCTCGATGTCGCCCGTTGGGCGCAGCATAATGAGAACACCCAGGAACCCAACCGCCATCGCTGCAATGCGGCGGCCTCCAACCACTTCTTTCAAAAACAGAATGGCAAGCGGCACAAGAAAGAGCCCACGCGCGAAATTGAGCGACTGGGCGTCCGCGAGCGGCATGTTGGCGACTGCATAAAAGCCGCAGAACATGGCAAGTGTCCCTACAACACCCCGGAGTAATTGCAGCGGTAAAACTTTCGTCTTGATGCCACCTGCGCCAACACCTGCACGCAACAGAAGCGGCAGAATGGCAAGCAAACCAAAGAAGGCGCGGGCAAGCGAAACCTGAAACGGGTCTAACCTCTGTCCCAAATGTTTTGCAATTGTCTGCATCACAGTGAATAGCGCAGCAGACGCCAAGAGCCAGAGCGCACCCTGCACATTGGGTGCAAGTGCTAAAAAGCGGGCCTGAGTGGCCCGCGCTCTGTTGGGTGCATCTTCTGTCACGAAAAGACTTTCTCATATCCGCAAACCCAAATGGGCATCGCGAAGTACCCTGAATGTAGGGGTCTCATGGCCTTCGCGCAAATTGGTTCCCTGACAACATTGCCGATTAGTCTTGCGAGTGAGCCCGTCAGCGCCAACCTTCAGGTCAAACAACAAAGGAATTTGTGATGCAAGACTCCCTCAAAAATATGCTTCGAGACGGCATAGTTCTTTCGCCCTACGGCAAGCTTCTCGGCATGGAGCCTGTCACCCTCGAAGAAGATCATGTCGTCGTCGCCATGCCGTTTAAAAACGACATCACCACTGTCGGAGACATGGTCCATGGCGGCGCCATCGCGTCACTGGTAGACGTCGCGGCAACAGGCGCATTCTGGGCGCTGAAGGAACCGCCCAAGAATCCCCGGGGCACAACCATTGGTTTCTCGATCAATTATCTAGATGCAGGCCGCGCCCAGACCCTCACCGCTGATGCGCGGGTCATTCGTCGGGGCGGGTCTATCTGCGTCGGCTCAGTAGACGTGACTGATGAAGCGGGCACACCTGTCGCCCACGCCACCGTCACGTACAAACTGTCCAAGGATCGCTAGAGCATTTTCAGCCAAAAGTTGCAGACTTTTGCGGTTCGAAAATGCGGCAAAAAGAAAAAGCCTAGCGCGTCCAGCAGCCGCTCGCATTTGAGCGATAGCCGAGCGACTTATAGGCCGCATCGATCAGAGACTGCCCGCGATCATTGAGGAGAATGCCAACGCCCATCCGGTTCATATTGTAACCAAAGGACATGGCGTTCTCCGGATCAGCAAACCCGATTGAACCGCCCATCCCCACATGACCGAAGGCAGACTCAGACATAAGCGCAGAGGCGTCCGGTGTATTGGGCAAAGCGCGATTGTCCATACTCTTCATAAAGCCAAGCGCAAAACGCGAGGCGATAAGGAGGGTCGCATCTTCATGCGTCCCCATGGAAATACGGCCCATACGCGCCAGCGTATCCGGTCCCATCAGTT
The DNA window shown above is from Parvibaculaceae bacterium PLY_AMNH_Bact1 and carries:
- a CDS encoding YkvA family protein (Derived by automated computational analysis using gene prediction method: Protein Homology.) encodes the protein MTEQRAQSTTAPDFGSKDIQLPAVMARNEKRVRFSFWKKMLKVGGRIPFAEEAASAYFCAIDRRTPTRVRATLLAALAYFVLPTDVVPDFIAAVGFTDDATVLLTALGIVQTHIKPQHAEQARRALGISEPNTKDG
- a CDS encoding hypothetical protein (Derived by automated computational analysis using gene prediction method: GeneMarkS-2+.), with the protein product MDASSIATAAVAQQAAQTQTTLQNAALKQAAKADQELIAVIQEVVASAPPPGTGNAVDISA
- a CDS encoding SDR family NAD(P)-dependent oxidoreductase (Derived by automated computational analysis using gene prediction method: Protein Homology.), which encodes MKLDSGISAVVTGGASGLGEATARALAADGVKIAIFDMNEEKGEAVAKELGGVFCNVNVTDEATVDAGFEKARAAVGQERILINCAGTGNAIKTASRNKETGEIKHFPLDAFNLIIQINLVGTFRCIAKSAAGMMSLDPLDGGERGAIVNTASVAAEDGQIGQAAYSASKGGVVGMTLPIARDLSREGIRVNTILPGIFNTPLLAAAPEQVKQALGMQVPYPPRLGDPDEYAALAKLMVTNSYMNGEDVRLDGAIRMAPR
- a CDS encoding PaaI family thioesterase (Derived by automated computational analysis using gene prediction method: Protein Homology.), which gives rise to MQDSLKNMLRDGIVLSPYGKLLGMEPVTLEEDHVVVAMPFKNDITTVGDMVHGGAIASLVDVAATGAFWALKEPPKNPRGTTIGFSINYLDAGRAQTLTADARVIRRGGSICVGSVDVTDEAGTPVAHATVTYKLSKDR
- a CDS encoding 4a-hydroxytetrahydrobiopterin dehydratase (Derived by automated computational analysis using gene prediction method: Protein Homology. GO_function: GO:0008124 - 4-alpha-hydroxytetrahydrobiopterin dehydratase activity [Evidence IEA]; GO_process: GO:0006729 - tetrahydrobiopterin biosynthetic process [Evidence IEA]), which gives rise to MTDTRPAKLTGTARQKALAGLKGWKKVRGKEAIEKSYVFTDFADAFGWMSRVAIVAEKMDHHPEWFNVYKTVNVTLNTHDAGGITELDIKLAKTMDKFAGKAGR
- a CDS encoding DMT family transporter (Derived by automated computational analysis using gene prediction method: Protein Homology.) yields the protein MTEDAPNRARATQARFLALAPNVQGALWLLASAALFTVMQTIAKHLGQRLDPFQVSLARAFFGLLAILPLLLRAGVGAGGIKTKVLPLQLLRGVVGTLAMFCGFYAVANMPLADAQSLNFARGLFLVPLAILFLKEVVGGRRIAAMAVGFLGVLIMLRPTGDIEPAALVALAGAALVAFATVLVKIVSRYDSPVTLMFYTGFVGTLVAVVPAILNWVPPTAFEYFLLVLVGVIGASAHNCFIRGYAVGETTAVAPFEYTSLIFAAMAGFFIFADVPDIYTVIGALTIVGASLYIVRREAQAGRVERAAADTPKPEARMGPDA
- a CDS encoding hypothetical protein (Derived by automated computational analysis using gene prediction method: GeneMarkS-2+.), which translates into the protein MSSIAGATLNKAQTQLSVSSVVLKKTFEADQKFADTIDEAANRPPPPPGTGKIVDKSV